One window of Triticum dicoccoides isolate Atlit2015 ecotype Zavitan chromosome 5A, WEW_v2.0, whole genome shotgun sequence genomic DNA carries:
- the LOC119297715 gene encoding 3-ketoacyl-CoA synthase 4-like, producing the protein MEMAHRDHILGAVHGVLGAAVLILCLAAELSVLVLRRHAALYLLPVCAMLTHLWRSGRRAGIGLVDFAYLKPPRRLRVTIPGLLEHLRLIGCFDDGSVEFMSRVVEDSGMGDETYFPPALHYLPPSATHADAVQEAGMLFFPTLDELFAKTGVPPSAVGALVINCSGFGPAPSLAAIIANHYRMPTDVKTFNLSGMGCAAGIVGVDVARGVLRAHAGAVDYAVVVSAEIVTIGWYRGRDRSKLLLNCFFRTGCAAALLSNTASAAAPVKYRLVALKRTTIAADDRGYNLAMREEDDEGITGFTIGRGLDRVFRDLLRAHLTAFGASILPWHEKLRYAAALARFRRRRRSSKKVQGGEGHVEAPRPNFLAAASHFCLPSSGMPNIRRLAEGLGLGEREAEAALATFQRFGNQSAASLWYQLGYHEARGRVRQGDRVWQLGIGSGPKASSALWERVAAYGGAAAADEGPWGDCVVRYPARAPGAPLA; encoded by the coding sequence ATGGAGATGGCGCACAGAGACCACATCCTCGGCGCCGTGCACGGCGTCCTCGGCGCCGCCGTCCTCATCCTGTGCCTCGCTGCCGAGCTGTCCGTCCTCGTCTTGCGGCGGCACGCGGCGCTCTACCTCCTCCCCGTCTGCGCGATGTTGACGCACCTGTGGCGCTCCGGCCGACGTGCGGGCATTGGGCTGGTGGACTTCGCGTACCTGAAGCCGCCCCGCCGGCTGCGCGTCACCATCCCGGGCCTGCTCGAGCACCTCCGCCTCATCGGCTGCTTCGACGACGGCAGCGTCGAGTTCATGTCCAGGGTCGTCGAGGACAGCGGCATGGGCGACGAGACCTACTTCCCGCCGGCGCTGCACTACCTCCCGCCGTCCGCCACGCACGCCGACGCCGTCCAGGAGGCGGGGATGCTCTTCTTCCCCACGCTCGACGAACTGTTCGCTAAGACGGGCGTGCCGCCGTCCGCCGTCGGCGCGCTCGTCATCAACTGCAGCGGGTTCGGCCCTGCCCCGTCGCTTGCCGCCATCATCGCCAACCACTACCGCATGCCCACCGACGTCAAGACCTTCAACCTGTCCGGCATGGGATGCGCCGCGGGCATCGTCGGCGTGGACGTCGCGAGGGGCGTCCTGAGGGCGCACGCCGGCGCCGTCGACTACGCCGTCGTCGTCAGCGCGGAGATCGTCACGATCGGGTGGTACAGAGGGAGGGACCGCAGCAAGCTGCTGCTCAACTGCTTCTTCCGCACCGGATGCGCCGCCGCGCTACTGTCGAACACCGCATCGGCGGCAGCGCCGGTCAAGTACCGGCTCGTCGCGCTGAAGCGCACGACCATCGCGGCCGACGACCGCGGCTACAACTTGGCCATgagggaggaggacgacgagggcATCACGGGGTTCACCATCGGGCGCGGCCTCGACCGTGTGTTCCGGGACCTCCTCCGCGCCCACCTCACCGCCTTCGGCGCCTCCATCCTCCCATGGCACGAGAAGCTCCGCTACGCCGCAGCGCTCGCGcgattccgccgccgccgccggagcagcaAGAAGGTCCAAGGCGGCGAAGGCCACGTGGAGGCGCCGAGGCCGAACTTCCTGGCCGCGGCGAGCCACTTCTGCCTGCCGTCGTCGGGGATGCCGAACATACGGAGGCTGGCGGAGGGGCTGGGgctgggggagagggaggcggaggcggcgctgGCGACGTTCCAGCGGTTCGGGAACCAGTCGGCGGCGTCGCTGTGGTACCAGCTCGGGTACCACGAGGCGAGGGGGCGGGTCCGGCAGGGCGACCGCGTGTGGCAGCTCGGCATCGGGAGCGGGCCCAAGGCGAGCAGCGCCCTGTGGGAGCGTGTCGCCGCATACGGCGGCGCCGCGGCGGCCGATGAGGGGCCGTGGGGCGACTGCGTCGTCCGCTACCCGGCGAGGGCACCCGGCGCCCCGTTGGCTTGA